One Trichosurus vulpecula isolate mTriVul1 chromosome 7, mTriVul1.pri, whole genome shotgun sequence genomic region harbors:
- the LOC118857249 gene encoding ubiquitin D-like, which yields MAPNGSFFDGHVHSQSQELMKFTAQKDDRVKKINEQIRSKNKVPVKNQKLLLGSKTLNPEKKLSHYWLDPSTTIHLTLKVVEPSDEELEVFLLEVDEGKKYPFHIRPSSSVSQVKEVIKAITGVPPKAQIVNCNGKKLEDGKIMSDYCIQKGNIFFLSRICIGG from the exons ATGGCACCtaatggctctttttttgat ggGCATGTACATTCCCAAAGCCAAGAGCTAATGAAATTCACTGCCCAGAAGGATGACAGGGTAAAGAAGATTAATGAACAGATTAGGTCTAAAAACAAGGTCCCTGTAAAAAACCAGAAACTCCTCTTGGGATCCAAAACCCTAAACCCTGAAAAAAAGTTGTCCCACTACTGGTTGGACCCCAGCACAACTATTCACCTGACCCTCAAGGTGGTGGAACCAAGTGATGAGGAGCTGGAGGTGTTCCTGTTGGAGGTGGATGAAGGAAAGAAGTACCCGTTCCACATCCGACCATCCAGCTCAGTGTCTCAGGTGAAGGAGGTGATTAAAGCCATAACAGGAGTGCCCCCTAAGGCCCAGATTGTGAACTGCAATGGCAAGAAGTTAGAGGACGGGAAGATCATGTCTGATTACTGCATCCAGAAGGGCAACATCTTCTTCTTGTCGAGGATTTGCATAGGAGGCTAA